Proteins found in one Kluyveromyces marxianus DMKU3-1042 DNA, complete genome, chromosome 2 genomic segment:
- the MRX21 gene encoding Mrx21p, giving the protein MDLKALAKKESSIAFVAGGIAGAVSRTVVSPFERVKILLQVQSSTSAYNGGIFNAVGQVYKEEGVKGLFRGNGLNCIRIFPYSAVQFVVYEWCKKHIFHVDGFFGKEQLQNWQRLVAGGLCGGMSVLATYPLDLVRTRLSIQTANLAKLSKSKAKDIAKPPGVWELLVKTFKEEGGIKGLYRGVYPTSLGVVPYVAVNFAVYEQLKEFMPTTDANLAHLYKLTMGAISGGVAQTLVYPFDLLRRRFQVLAMGGNELGFQYKSVTDALVTIGKTEGLKGYYKGLTANLFKVIPSTAVSWVVYEFCRDAMNAW; this is encoded by the coding sequence ATGGATTTAAAAGCACTTGCTAAGAAAGAATCTAGCATAGCATTTGTTGCAGGAGGTATAGCTGGTGCTGTTTCTAGGACAGTTGTTTCACCTTTTGAACGTGTTAAGATATTGCTACAGGTACAGAGTTCCACTAGTGCATACAATGGTGGTATTTTTAATGCTGTAGGCCAGGTttacaaagaagaaggtgtcAAAGGTTTATTTCGAGGTAACGGTCTAAACTGCATTCGTATATTTCCTTATAGTGCGGTCCAATTCGTAGTATACGAATGGTGTAAGAAACACATCTTTCATGTTGATGGCTTTTTCGGAAAAGAGCAATTGCAAAATTGGCAAAGACTAGTCGCTGGCGGACTATGTGGGGGGATGAGCGTTCTTGCAACATATCCACTTGATTTAGTCCGTACTAGGTTATCCATCCAGACAGCAAATTTAGCTAAGCTCTCGAAATCCAAAGCCAAAGATATCGCAAAGCCACCTGGTGTGTGGGAGTTATTGGTTAAAACCTTCAAAGAGGAAGGTGGGATAAAGGGTTTGTACAGAGGAGTGTACCCTACAAGTCTTGGTGTAGTTCCTTATGTTGCAGTGAACTTTGCGGTCTATGAACAACTAAAAGAATTCATGCCAACTACCGACGCAAACTTGGCACATTTGTACAAATTAACTATGGGTGCCATTAGCGGAGGTGTGGCTCAAACCCTTGTATATCCATTTGACCTATTACGTAGGCGGTTCCAAGTTTTGGCGATGGGGGGAAATGAATTGGGATTCCAGTATAAAAGTGTCACCGATGCATTGGTTACTATAGGAAAAACAGAAGGCCTCAAAGGTTACTATAAAGGTTTGACTGCAAACTTATTCAAAGTCATTCCATCAACTGCAGTCAGTTGGGTAGTATATGAATTCTGTAGGGATGCAATGAATGCATGGTAA